The Blastocatellia bacterium genome includes a window with the following:
- a CDS encoding tetratricopeptide repeat protein, giving the protein MRSTRADHRFITCLLLWVFLGAAIAYGQKSAGDEITEQLKLAERLQQQGEVIRANSALRQALGLTLEQLGAIYDSLGDLNQAETAYAAATEAKTDSDNALLGLGIVYLKKREFEKGIDTVKTLLAQKPYHATARHLLGKLYFGMGRIDAAIFELDEAARQAPQDNSVASTLALAYLRKGQLENARKTFQRILTNLGESPQLHVFFGFSYRQTNFLNAAVEEFKRAVALNPNYPRAHYYLGLSYLSGEGRDKLTEAAAEFQAELRRDPTDYLSNYLLGLVYLSDRRLEEAARSLEIAQRLDPRKPDAPLFLGQAYALLGQEAKAVPLLERAIQLTPDPSRNQYQIANAHYLLAQAFRRQGKMQEAAAQAALAAQYKARSSKNEAERMQSYLKGEAAGADEINPGEAGLKEGAVVIDRQTLNEQERARLQKVEKVYARIAGNAYNRLAYGSASQADFKRAARYFEQAAHWDAEITDVDYNAGLAYFKAEQFRQAVAPLERALKQQPDRVPARALLGLSYFFNEEYKHAVQQLAPLADRGIDDPQIMFALGLSVAHTGDRPRGEALLRRLLDKYPQSAEVHLAMGQLQAMQEDYAGAATEFSKALEINPALPEAYYYSGLALLRRAKFAEAAEAFRREIAHNSGHAKAHYHLGFSLVAMQQVEQGAKEFEETMRLDPAYMEPYYELGKIRLQQGQAEAAITLLEKAVQLDANKSYIYYQLSQAYRRAGRQEAAQQAMSRYSQLKSKERGTAP; this is encoded by the coding sequence ATGCGTTCAACGCGAGCCGACCATCGCTTTATCACTTGCTTGCTGCTCTGGGTCTTCCTCGGAGCGGCGATAGCTTACGGGCAAAAGAGCGCCGGCGACGAGATCACCGAGCAGTTGAAGCTCGCCGAACGGCTCCAGCAGCAAGGCGAGGTGATTCGCGCAAACAGCGCCTTGCGCCAGGCGCTCGGGCTGACGCTTGAGCAGTTGGGAGCGATCTATGACAGTCTCGGCGATCTGAATCAGGCAGAGACCGCCTACGCCGCCGCCACCGAGGCCAAGACCGATTCCGACAACGCTTTGCTCGGCCTCGGCATCGTCTATCTGAAAAAACGCGAGTTTGAAAAAGGCATCGATACGGTAAAGACGCTGCTGGCGCAAAAGCCTTATCACGCCACCGCGCGCCACCTGCTTGGCAAGCTCTACTTCGGCATGGGGCGTATTGATGCGGCGATCTTCGAGCTGGACGAAGCGGCGCGGCAGGCCCCGCAAGATAACAGCGTCGCCAGCACCCTGGCGCTTGCCTATCTCAGAAAGGGGCAACTCGAAAACGCCCGAAAGACGTTTCAGCGCATCCTGACGAATCTCGGCGAATCGCCGCAGCTCCATGTCTTCTTCGGCTTCTCCTATCGCCAGACCAATTTCCTGAATGCGGCAGTCGAGGAGTTCAAACGCGCCGTCGCCTTGAACCCTAATTATCCGCGAGCCCATTACTACCTCGGCCTCAGCTACCTGTCGGGAGAAGGCCGCGACAAGTTGACGGAAGCGGCGGCGGAGTTTCAAGCCGAGCTGCGCCGCGACCCGACCGATTATCTGTCGAATTACCTGCTCGGCCTGGTCTACCTGAGCGACCGCCGATTAGAAGAGGCGGCGCGCAGTCTGGAAATCGCCCAACGGCTCGATCCGCGGAAACCTGACGCGCCGTTGTTTCTCGGGCAAGCCTATGCGCTTTTGGGCCAGGAAGCGAAGGCCGTCCCGCTGCTTGAGCGCGCCATTCAACTCACCCCGGACCCGAGCCGCAATCAGTATCAGATCGCCAACGCGCATTACTTACTGGCGCAGGCGTTTCGCCGGCAGGGAAAGATGCAAGAGGCCGCCGCTCAGGCGGCGCTCGCCGCTCAGTACAAAGCCAGGTCGTCAAAGAACGAAGCCGAAAGAATGCAATCGTATTTGAAAGGCGAAGCGGCGGGCGCGGACGAGATCAACCCCGGCGAGGCCGGCTTGAAAGAAGGAGCGGTGGTCATTGACCGCCAGACGCTGAACGAACAAGAGCGCGCTCGTCTGCAAAAGGTCGAGAAGGTCTATGCGCGCATCGCCGGCAACGCCTATAACCGGCTGGCGTATGGGTCGGCGTCGCAGGCGGATTTCAAGCGCGCCGCCAGATATTTTGAACAGGCGGCGCACTGGGACGCAGAGATCACCGACGTTGATTACAACGCCGGGCTGGCGTACTTCAAGGCCGAGCAATTTCGTCAGGCGGTCGCGCCGCTTGAGCGCGCCTTGAAGCAGCAGCCCGACCGCGTGCCGGCGCGTGCGCTGTTGGGGCTTAGCTATTTTTTCAACGAAGAGTATAAGCACGCCGTTCAGCAGCTCGCGCCGCTTGCCGACCGCGGCATTGACGACCCGCAAATCATGTTTGCTCTGGGTTTGTCGGTCGCTCACACGGGCGACCGACCGCGAGGCGAAGCGCTGCTGCGCCGCTTGCTGGACAAGTACCCGCAGTCTGCCGAAGTCCATCTGGCGATGGGGCAGTTGCAAGCCATGCAGGAGGATTATGCGGGCGCTGCCACAGAGTTCTCGAAGGCGCTAGAGATCAACCCGGCTTTGCCCGAAGCGTATTATTACAGCGGCCTGGCGCTGTTGCGACGCGCCAAATTTGCCGAAGCGGCCGAAGCCTTCCGTCGCGAGATCGCCCACAACTCGGGCCACGCGAAGGCGCATTATCACCTGGGATTTTCACTCGTCGCCATGCAACAGGTTGAACAGGGCGCGAAGGAATTTGAAGAAACCATGCGGCTCGACCCCGCCTACATGGAACCTTATTACGAGCTTGGCAAGATACGCTTGCAGCAAGGCCAGGCCGAAGCCGCCATCACGCTTTTAGAAAAAGCCGTGCAGTTAGACGCGAACAAATCTTACATCTACTATCAGCTCTCTCAAGCTTACCGGCGCGCTGGCCGACAGGAGGCCGCGCAGCAGGCGATGTCGCGCTACAGTCAACTGAAGAGCAAAGAGCGCGGCACTGCTCCTTAG
- a CDS encoding carboxypeptidase regulatory-like domain-containing protein has product MDRRLPISILMLFLFLCCASSVKAQQDTGSISGSVTDPKGEAVAGAQVTITNESVGLTRTIVTNDKGNFSVNLLPVGSYTVTIEASGFKKSEHRAVDLHVREEKILSTTLEVGQVAETVEVTGGANKVELTTGEVSSLISSQQVKELPLNGRSFVQLTLLVPGASVSDSTRTGNTGLLAGVDISMSGSPANANAWLVDGVDNVDHGSGRTILVYPSIDSIEEFKVQTNAYGPEMSAAGGAQINLVTKGGTNSFHGGGYFFLRNDALNATNFFLNRAGAPKQSLDYKNFGYTIGGPVKKDKLFFFWSQEWRREARGVPRKSTVPTLLERQGDFSGPHSGALPLPTDPFTGLPFPGNKIPANRLSPAGLALMKLWPEPTNSNLIDNWVAAPVTKIPTWQIQGRADWTITAKHSLMFRYTQDSWKNPAPNFGAEGGLWGDTGFPTVDSDWDQPSKNISTRLTSTFGSSMVNQFQFSYANNRIFIVPGLGQDINDEINSKIPEVFPGPDARAHTTFWGSPLPGIGANLWNIAPWNNGQDLWIWKDDFSKTMGGHTFKVGALYSTNKKDEICCSSADTPQFWGPTAVPGGAGLGGGWGDPNAPGNGGQVTGNGLADLLLKGTYWGGADEQSFVPTSLIRWRDYEAYFSDTWRARPGLTLTYGLRFSRLPQTVQDDNLLGNFVLSLYDPAKGASPLNGMIFPEELSLPDKGIPGGEANLKGIDVGRALRQNHNNFSPRIGIAWDPTGKGKMAIRIGAGSFFGRSDLSNPVGAMINNPPFVAHIDWGAGRPLDTIPGTPPGGTLGTPSAAADIKSKTQGSYQWNFSIERELWRDTTIQVGYVGNHGHHLPINWDLNFVPTDKRAEFARRALDGDANTNENELRLLFPLKGNASLFYQTFAGDSSYNALQVQFVKRFSKGFSYQMSYSWSKLLALSDINCCGGGTNTRITDPQNLGYDRGLGSFDRTHILSMNAIYKLPTFSGRHALVRTALGGWEATGIYQYATGVPLTISGGPSIGIANRPDLVADPEGAHTAENWINPRAYALPTSLGRLGFSPKGSVRAPGINNVDLAFYRNFKLPREGMSVQFRAEFFNALNHTQFLNIDTGYSTGSGTNRSGQEVSGIELLPGGNGVGCQIRNNGVATGKFTSDCNINQTFGQAGRARDPREIQFGIKFNF; this is encoded by the coding sequence ATGGATAGAAGGTTACCGATAAGTATACTGATGCTCTTCCTGTTTCTTTGCTGTGCCTCGTCCGTCAAGGCTCAACAGGATACAGGAAGTATCAGTGGATCTGTAACTGATCCAAAGGGCGAGGCCGTCGCCGGCGCTCAAGTCACCATCACCAATGAAAGCGTCGGCCTGACGAGAACCATCGTCACTAATGACAAGGGAAACTTCAGCGTCAACCTGCTGCCCGTCGGCAGTTATACGGTTACCATCGAAGCCAGCGGCTTTAAGAAGTCCGAGCATCGCGCCGTTGACCTGCACGTCCGCGAAGAGAAAATCCTCTCGACCACGCTCGAAGTCGGTCAAGTCGCCGAGACGGTGGAAGTCACCGGCGGCGCCAACAAGGTCGAGTTGACGACCGGCGAAGTCTCCAGCCTGATCAGCTCGCAGCAGGTGAAAGAGCTGCCGCTGAATGGCCGCAGCTTCGTGCAGTTGACCTTGCTCGTGCCTGGCGCTTCCGTGAGCGACAGCACGCGCACGGGCAACACGGGGTTGCTGGCCGGCGTTGACATCTCCATGAGCGGCAGCCCGGCCAACGCCAACGCCTGGCTGGTTGATGGCGTTGATAACGTAGACCACGGCTCGGGGCGCACCATCCTGGTCTACCCATCTATCGATTCAATCGAAGAGTTCAAGGTGCAGACCAACGCCTATGGGCCGGAGATGTCGGCCGCCGGCGGCGCGCAGATCAATCTGGTCACCAAGGGCGGCACCAACTCTTTTCATGGCGGCGGCTACTTCTTCCTGCGCAACGATGCGCTCAACGCCACCAACTTCTTCCTCAATCGCGCCGGCGCGCCGAAACAGTCGTTGGATTACAAAAACTTCGGCTACACCATCGGCGGCCCGGTCAAGAAGGATAAGCTCTTCTTCTTCTGGTCGCAGGAGTGGCGGCGTGAAGCGCGCGGCGTGCCGCGCAAATCGACAGTGCCGACGCTCTTGGAACGCCAGGGCGATTTCAGCGGCCCGCATTCCGGGGCCTTGCCGTTGCCCACAGACCCTTTTACCGGCCTGCCGTTTCCGGGCAACAAGATTCCGGCAAATCGCTTGAGCCCGGCGGGGCTGGCGCTGATGAAACTGTGGCCGGAGCCGACCAATAGCAACCTGATCGACAATTGGGTTGCCGCCCCTGTGACCAAGATCCCGACCTGGCAGATTCAGGGAAGGGCCGACTGGACGATCACCGCCAAACACAGCTTGATGTTCCGCTACACCCAGGACAGCTGGAAAAACCCGGCGCCGAACTTTGGCGCGGAAGGCGGACTGTGGGGCGACACAGGCTTCCCGACCGTTGACTCGGACTGGGATCAGCCGTCGAAGAACATCTCGACCCGTTTGACCTCGACCTTCGGTTCGAGCATGGTCAATCAGTTCCAGTTCTCCTACGCCAACAACCGCATCTTCATCGTGCCGGGGCTGGGCCAGGACATCAACGACGAGATCAATTCGAAGATTCCCGAAGTCTTTCCGGGCCCCGATGCGCGCGCCCATACGACGTTCTGGGGCTCGCCGCTGCCAGGGATTGGCGCCAACCTTTGGAACATTGCCCCCTGGAACAATGGCCAGGACCTGTGGATCTGGAAGGATGACTTTTCTAAGACCATGGGCGGGCACACCTTCAAAGTCGGCGCTCTGTACAGCACCAACAAGAAGGATGAGATTTGTTGCTCAAGCGCCGACACGCCGCAGTTCTGGGGGCCAACGGCAGTTCCCGGCGGCGCCGGCCTAGGCGGCGGCTGGGGCGATCCCAACGCGCCGGGCAACGGCGGACAGGTTACCGGCAATGGCCTGGCCGACCTGCTGCTGAAAGGCACCTACTGGGGTGGCGCCGATGAGCAGTCGTTCGTGCCGACATCGTTAATTCGTTGGCGCGATTACGAAGCCTACTTCTCCGACACCTGGAGAGCGCGCCCCGGCCTGACGCTTACCTACGGCCTGCGCTTCTCACGCCTGCCGCAAACCGTCCAGGACGATAACCTGTTAGGCAATTTCGTGCTCTCGCTTTACGACCCTGCTAAGGGCGCCAGTCCGCTCAACGGCATGATCTTCCCGGAGGAGCTCAGCCTGCCGGATAAAGGCATACCGGGCGGCGAGGCGAACCTGAAGGGCATCGACGTCGGGCGAGCGCTCAGACAGAATCACAATAACTTCAGCCCGCGCATCGGCATTGCCTGGGACCCGACGGGCAAAGGCAAGATGGCGATTCGCATTGGCGCCGGCAGCTTCTTTGGGCGCTCCGATTTAAGTAACCCGGTCGGCGCGATGATTAACAACCCGCCGTTCGTGGCCCACATCGACTGGGGCGCCGGGCGGCCTCTGGACACCATTCCGGGGACGCCGCCGGGTGGCACACTGGGGACGCCGAGCGCCGCCGCCGACATCAAGTCGAAGACGCAAGGCAGCTACCAGTGGAACTTCTCGATTGAGCGGGAGCTGTGGCGTGATACGACGATCCAGGTTGGCTATGTCGGTAATCATGGCCACCATCTGCCGATCAACTGGGACCTGAATTTCGTCCCGACCGACAAGCGTGCGGAATTTGCGCGGCGCGCTTTAGATGGTGATGCGAACACCAACGAAAACGAGCTGCGACTGCTGTTCCCGCTGAAAGGCAACGCGAGTCTGTTCTACCAGACCTTCGCCGGCGATTCGAGCTACAACGCCTTGCAGGTGCAGTTCGTGAAGCGATTCTCGAAAGGCTTCTCCTACCAGATGTCGTATAGCTGGTCGAAGCTGTTGGCGCTTTCCGACATCAACTGCTGCGGCGGCGGCACCAACACGAGAATCACCGATCCGCAGAACCTCGGGTATGACCGCGGCCTCGGGTCATTCGACCGCACGCATATCCTGAGCATGAACGCGATCTACAAGCTGCCAACCTTCAGTGGCCGGCATGCTCTGGTAAGAACCGCTCTGGGAGGCTGGGAAGCAACAGGCATTTACCAGTATGCCACCGGCGTCCCCCTAACGATCTCGGGCGGCCCTTCGATTGGCATTGCCAACCGGCCTGACCTGGTGGCTGATCCCGAAGGGGCGCACACGGCGGAGAACTGGATCAATCCGCGCGCCTATGCGCTGCCCACGAGTCTGGGACGCCTCGGCTTCTCGCCGAAAGGTTCGGTCCGAGCGCCTGGAATCAACAACGTTGACCTCGCTTTCTACCGCAACTTCAAGTTGCCGAGAGAGGGCATGTCTGTCCAGTTCAGGGCGGAGTTCTTCAACGCGTTGAACCACACACAGTTCTTGAATATCGACACCGGGTATTCGACCGGCTCAGGGACGAACCGCTCCGGACAGGAGGTTAGCGGTATCGAGCTGCTTCCCGGAGGCAACGGCGTCGGGTGCCAGATCAGGAACAATGGTGTGGCGACAGGAAAGTTCACGTCGGATTGCAACATCAACCAGACGTTCGGCCAGGCCGGGCGCGCGCGCGACCCGCGTGAAATCCAGTTCGGCATCAAGTTCAACTTCTAA
- a CDS encoding sodium:solute symporter family protein: MNLNLLDWLVIAAYFLFNLGIGIYYARRARGSTTEFFLSGRDVPWWLAGTSMVATTFAADTPLAVTGFVAANGIAGNWLWWNFVMSGMLTVFLYARLWRRAGVMTDVEFAELRYSGKPASFLRGFRALYLGLPINCIIMGWVNLAMVKILMVTLSVNKSTAILIVIGMLLFTAFYTTISGLWGVLVTDLFQFVLKMGMVIVLAVLAVRAVGGIDALKAKIMALDAASNHAGSRLDFFPDLHSAWMPALTFFVYLAVNWWASWYPGAEPGGGGYIAQRIFSAKDERHGVLATLWFNIAHYALRPWPWILTALASLVLYPELVDKESGYIRTLMDPNVFPVYLRGFMLAAFAAAYMSTIGTQLNWGASYVVNDFYRRFWVRDKGERHYVIISQVVTVLLMIVSLLVTLKLESIGDAWKLLLVIGAGTGPVLLLRWFWWRMNAWSEIAAMLTAAIVSLLLQEIIKWDSGNPLQFAYIMLTTVGVTTAVWVLATVMTRPEPQETLVDFYRQVRPEGPGWRHIARLAGETAPHEMGGLGVQFANWILGCILIYAALFGIGAIIFKQWLSGSLYLLAAVIAAALISRNLSRVNWKPLPATAGEPWPEGEVTASSSD; this comes from the coding sequence GTGAACTTGAATCTACTGGATTGGCTGGTCATCGCGGCGTATTTTCTGTTCAACCTCGGCATCGGCATCTACTACGCGCGGCGGGCGCGCGGCTCGACGACGGAATTCTTTCTGTCGGGCCGTGACGTGCCGTGGTGGCTGGCGGGCACCTCGATGGTAGCGACGACCTTTGCCGCCGACACGCCGCTTGCCGTCACAGGCTTCGTTGCCGCCAACGGCATCGCCGGCAACTGGCTGTGGTGGAATTTCGTCATGAGCGGCATGCTGACGGTCTTCCTCTACGCGCGGCTCTGGCGGCGCGCCGGCGTGATGACCGATGTCGAGTTCGCCGAGTTGCGTTACTCGGGCAAGCCGGCTTCTTTCCTGCGCGGTTTTCGCGCCCTTTACCTTGGCCTGCCCATCAACTGCATCATCATGGGCTGGGTCAACCTGGCGATGGTCAAGATTTTGATGGTGACGCTCAGCGTCAATAAGTCGACGGCGATCCTGATCGTCATCGGCATGCTGTTGTTCACGGCCTTCTACACGACGATCTCCGGGCTGTGGGGCGTGCTGGTGACCGACCTTTTTCAGTTCGTTCTCAAGATGGGCATGGTCATCGTCCTGGCCGTCTTAGCCGTGCGCGCCGTCGGCGGCATCGATGCGCTCAAAGCAAAGATCATGGCGCTGGATGCGGCCAGCAACCATGCAGGCTCGCGCCTCGACTTCTTCCCCGATCTGCACTCGGCGTGGATGCCGGCGCTGACCTTCTTCGTTTATCTGGCGGTCAACTGGTGGGCGAGCTGGTATCCGGGGGCCGAGCCGGGCGGTGGCGGCTACATCGCCCAGCGCATCTTTTCCGCGAAAGATGAACGGCACGGCGTGCTGGCGACGCTGTGGTTCAACATCGCGCATTATGCGCTCAGGCCCTGGCCGTGGATATTGACGGCGCTCGCCTCGCTGGTCTTGTACCCTGAGCTGGTCGATAAAGAATCCGGCTACATTCGCACGCTGATGGACCCGAACGTGTTCCCGGTTTACCTGCGCGGCTTTATGCTGGCGGCCTTTGCGGCGGCCTATATGTCAACCATCGGCACCCAACTGAACTGGGGCGCGTCTTACGTGGTCAACGATTTTTACCGCCGCTTCTGGGTGCGCGATAAGGGCGAGCGGCATTACGTGATCATCTCGCAAGTCGTCACCGTCTTATTGATGATCGTGTCATTGCTGGTGACGCTCAAGCTGGAATCCATCGGCGATGCCTGGAAGCTGCTGCTGGTGATTGGCGCGGGCACGGGGCCTGTACTACTGTTGCGCTGGTTCTGGTGGCGAATGAATGCATGGTCAGAAATCGCGGCGATGCTGACGGCGGCCATTGTCTCGCTGCTCCTGCAAGAAATCATCAAATGGGATAGCGGCAACCCGCTGCAATTCGCCTACATTATGCTGACAACCGTAGGCGTCACCACGGCGGTCTGGGTGCTGGCGACAGTGATGACGCGCCCCGAACCGCAGGAGACTCTGGTGGACTTCTACCGCCAGGTGCGGCCCGAAGGCCCCGGCTGGCGGCACATCGCGCGGCTCGCGGGCGAAACCGCGCCGCACGAGATGGGCGGCCTCGGCGTGCAGTTCGCCAACTGGATACTCGGCTGCATCCTGATCTACGCCGCGCTATTCGGCATCGGCGCGATTATCTTTAAGCAGTGGTTGAGCGGCTCGCTCTACTTGCTGGCCGCGGTCATCGCCGCCGCCTTGATCTCGCGCAATCTGTCGCGCGTCAACTGGAAGCCGCTGCCGGCAACCGCCGGAGAGCCGTGGCCGGAAGGCGAGGTCACCGCCTCGTCTTCGGATTAA
- the dut gene encoding dUTP diphosphatase, translating into MIELKVKLLDDGLPAPRYQHAGDAGLDLPSRIDYLLEPGERARIPTGVAVAIPRGYAGFVMVRSGLAARHGISCVNAPGLIDAGYRGEIIVILLNTDRREPFAIHRGDRIAQLVLQKVVEATVVAVDELDATGRGDGGFGSTGQS; encoded by the coding sequence ATGATTGAGCTAAAGGTCAAACTGTTAGACGATGGCTTGCCGGCGCCGCGCTACCAGCACGCAGGCGATGCCGGGCTTGATCTGCCGAGCCGGATTGACTACCTGCTGGAGCCCGGCGAGCGGGCGCGCATCCCGACCGGCGTGGCCGTCGCGATCCCGCGGGGTTACGCGGGCTTCGTCATGGTGCGCAGCGGGTTGGCGGCGCGTCACGGCATCAGTTGCGTCAATGCGCCGGGCCTGATCGATGCGGGCTATCGCGGCGAGATCATCGTGATTCTGCTCAACACCGACCGGCGCGAGCCGTTCGCCATCCATCGCGGCGACCGCATCGCCCAACTGGTATTGCAAAAAGTGGTCGAGGCCACCGTCGTAGCGGTTGACGAGTTGGACGCGACAGGGCGCGGCGATGGCGGTTTCGGCAGCACCGGCCAGTCCTGA
- a CDS encoding Vms1/Ankzf1 family peptidyl-tRNA hydrolase, whose amino-acid sequence MQSVAELIELLSIFEPTGFPVISLYLNAQPDEHGHDNYHTFVRNELRERAKTFAAGSPERESFDKDVERINSYLDTEIRPSANGIAVFACAGAGDFFETVQLDAPIENNRLFVFDQPHLYPLARLLDQYPRYAVLVANTNSARIFVFGRGAKLNSEEVKNRKTNRTKVGGWSQMRYQRHLANYHLHHAKEVIEVLERVVGDDRAEHIILAGDEVIIPLLREQMPAPLTDKVIDVVSLDINAPEHEIFATSMESLREHDSQSDAEKVSRLIDEYRGNGLAVVGVPNTLTALSNGQADDLLISAAPEAIKYDEAQVKKVLAAYSTADAEAGIDVSQPRLVADELVKRAQASAASVTFIEDASLLAEVGGVGAILRYRF is encoded by the coding sequence ATGCAATCCGTCGCCGAGCTGATCGAGTTGTTGTCGATATTCGAGCCGACCGGCTTTCCGGTCATTAGTCTCTACTTGAATGCACAGCCTGATGAACACGGGCACGACAATTATCACACCTTCGTGCGTAACGAGCTGCGCGAGCGCGCCAAGACTTTTGCCGCCGGCAGCCCCGAGCGCGAGAGTTTCGACAAAGATGTCGAGCGGATCAACAGCTATCTCGATACAGAGATTCGCCCGTCGGCCAACGGCATCGCCGTCTTCGCCTGCGCCGGCGCGGGCGATTTCTTCGAGACGGTCCAGCTCGACGCGCCCATCGAAAATAACCGCCTGTTTGTCTTCGACCAGCCGCACCTCTACCCGCTGGCCCGCCTGCTCGATCAATACCCCAGGTACGCGGTGCTGGTGGCGAACACCAACTCGGCGAGAATCTTCGTCTTCGGGCGCGGCGCCAAACTGAATAGCGAAGAGGTCAAGAACCGCAAGACCAACCGCACGAAGGTCGGCGGCTGGTCGCAGATGCGCTATCAGCGCCACCTGGCCAATTACCACCTGCACCATGCCAAAGAAGTCATTGAGGTGCTCGAACGCGTAGTCGGCGACGACCGCGCCGAGCACATCATCCTTGCCGGAGACGAAGTGATCATCCCGCTGCTGCGCGAGCAGATGCCGGCACCGCTTACCGACAAGGTGATTGACGTGGTGAGCCTCGACATCAACGCGCCGGAGCATGAAATCTTCGCGACCTCGATGGAGTCTCTGCGCGAGCACGACAGTCAGAGCGACGCCGAGAAGGTCAGCCGGCTGATTGACGAGTACAGAGGCAACGGGCTGGCGGTGGTCGGCGTGCCCAACACCTTGACCGCGCTCTCAAACGGGCAGGCGGACGACCTGCTGATCAGCGCCGCGCCCGAAGCGATCAAGTACGACGAAGCGCAGGTGAAAAAAGTGCTGGCGGCTTACAGCACCGCCGACGCGGAGGCGGGCATTGACGTGAGCCAACCGCGCCTGGTCGCCGACGAGTTAGTGAAACGCGCGCAGGCGTCGGCGGCCTCTGTGACGTTCATCGAAGACGCGAGCCTGCTTGCCGAAGTCGGCGGCGTCGGCGCTATTCTTCGCTACCGCTTTTGA
- the ettA gene encoding energy-dependent translational throttle protein EttA — MSQTPQKNQVIYSMVGVGKFYDKKPVIKDIYLSYFYGAKIGVLGLNGSGKSTLLRIIAGRDKEYVGETILSPGYSVGYLEQEPQLDNTKTVREIVEEGAQETVDLLKQFDEINARFGEPLDDTEMNALLERQGEVQEKLDAQGAWDLDARLEMAMDALRCPPGDTSVSVLSGGERRRVALCRLLLKQPDILLLDEPTNHLDAESVGWLEQHLQKYPGTVIAVTHDRYFLDNVAGWILELDQGRGIPWEGNYSSWLEQKQERLRREERSESQRQKTLERELEWIRMAPRARHAKSKARINAYESLLSQESEARSRELEIYIPPGPRLGNVVIEANQVTKAYGDNILVDDMTFALPPGGIVGVIGPNGAGKTTLFRMITGQEQADSGAIRLGETVRLGYVDQSRDTLAANKSIWEEISDGQDLIELGKRQVNSRAYVARFNFSGTDQQKKVGMLSGGERNRVHLAKMLKSGANVLLLDEPTNDLDVNTMRALEEALENFAGCAVVISHDRWFLDRIATHILAFEGDSRVIFFDGNYTEYEADRRARLGAAADQPHRIKYRHLTR, encoded by the coding sequence ATGTCGCAGACTCCGCAGAAGAACCAGGTGATCTATTCGATGGTCGGCGTCGGCAAGTTCTATGACAAAAAGCCGGTCATCAAAGACATCTACCTCTCTTATTTTTACGGCGCTAAGATCGGCGTCCTGGGTCTGAACGGCTCGGGCAAAAGCACCTTGCTGCGCATCATCGCGGGCCGCGATAAAGAGTATGTCGGCGAAACCATCCTGTCGCCGGGCTACTCGGTCGGCTATCTCGAACAGGAGCCGCAGCTCGACAATACCAAGACCGTGCGCGAGATTGTCGAAGAAGGCGCACAGGAGACGGTTGATCTGCTCAAGCAGTTCGACGAGATCAACGCGCGCTTCGGCGAGCCGCTGGACGATACGGAGATGAACGCGCTGCTTGAGCGTCAGGGCGAGGTGCAAGAGAAGCTCGACGCTCAGGGGGCGTGGGACCTGGACGCGCGGCTTGAGATGGCGATGGACGCGCTGCGCTGCCCGCCGGGCGATACCTCGGTAAGCGTACTATCGGGCGGCGAGCGCCGCCGCGTCGCGCTGTGCCGTCTGTTGCTCAAGCAGCCGGACATCCTGTTGCTCGACGAGCCGACCAATCACCTCGACGCCGAATCGGTCGGCTGGCTCGAACAGCATTTGCAGAAGTACCCCGGCACGGTGATCGCAGTTACACACGACCGCTACTTTCTCGACAACGTCGCCGGCTGGATTCTTGAGCTAGACCAGGGGCGCGGCATCCCGTGGGAGGGCAATTACTCGTCGTGGCTCGAGCAAAAGCAGGAGCGTTTGCGCCGCGAAGAAAGGAGCGAGAGCCAGCGGCAGAAGACGCTCGAACGCGAGCTGGAGTGGATTCGCATGGCGCCGCGCGCCCGCCACGCCAAATCAAAAGCGCGCATCAATGCTTACGAGTCCCTGCTTTCGCAAGAGAGCGAGGCGCGCAGCCGCGAGCTGGAGATTTACATCCCGCCCGGCCCGCGTCTTGGCAATGTGGTCATCGAGGCCAATCAGGTGACCAAGGCTTATGGCGATAACATCCTCGTTGACGATATGACGTTCGCGTTACCGCCGGGCGGCATCGTCGGCGTCATCGGCCCGAACGGCGCCGGCAAGACGACGCTCTTTCGCATGATTACCGGCCAGGAGCAGGCCGACAGCGGCGCGATCCGCCTCGGCGAAACCGTGCGGCTCGGCTACGTTGACCAGAGCCGCGATACGCTGGCAGCGAACAAGAGCATCTGGGAAGAGATTTCCGATGGCCAAGACCTGATCGAGCTGGGCAAGCGGCAGGTGAACTCGCGGGCTTACGTGGCGCGCTTCAATTTTTCGGGCACCGATCAACAGAAGAAGGTCGGCATGCTGTCGGGCGGCGAGCGCAACCGCGTGCATCTGGCGAAGATGTTAAAGTCGGGCGCCAACGTCTTGCTGCTCGACGAGCCGACGAACGATCTCGACGTCAACACCATGCGCGCTCTCGAAGAAGCGCTCGAAAATTTCGCCGGCTGCGCCGTGGTCATCAGCCACGACCGCTGGTTTCTGGATCGCATCGCAACGCACATCCTGGCCTTTGAAGGCGACAGCCGCGTCATCTTCTTCGACGGCAACTATACGGAGTACGAAGCCGACCGGCGGGCGCGGCTCGGCGCTGCCGCCGACCAGCCGCACCGCATCAAGTACCGGCACCTGACACGGTGA